gaaataggggtttgaaattttgtagtccacgcggacgaagtcgcgagcataagctagttataaataataataatagtaaaataatagCTTATTGTCAGTGTATCAACAAAAAGTTGATTTTATGTGGAAAATCAGTAAACTGCATAATGGTCACTCACAATTGACTGCTGACAATAATATGTTAGGTGGGAACATGCACTAATTAATAACATTGGTTTATTCATTGTTATGTTTCAGAGAGGCTTTAAGAGCATACAACATACCTATGGACTATATAACATTATACTTTGTGATGTGGAACTTTGGTGTGGTGGGCATGATAGTGATCCACTGGAAGGGGCCTCTGCTCCTGCAGCAGGCGTACCTCATATTTATTGCCGCGCTGATGGCCCTGGTGTTTATCAAGTACCTGCCGGAGTGGACCACTTGGGCTGTGCTTGCTGTTATTTCTATATGGGGTATGTAGTATTTCATcttaaaagtcctgactcatcacacccagcccaaacccttggCACATAGGTTCCTTTATTATGTAGACAAGAAATAAGGTCCGAAATTCCTACAGGATTTAAACTTTCGCTTTTAAGTTGCCTTGTACTTAAATAGCAAGTTACCATCACTAATAActattttcagaattttccgGATGAACTTGTGGACCCATAAGCTAacttcaaatttattttaaagtatgaatgctcataaactaataaatttTGTTATACATGttattagtacccttattataaatgcgaaagtgtgtttgtttgttggtttgtccttcaattacgtcgcaatggtgcaacagattgacgtgatttttttcatggatatagaTTGAGACctgagagtgatataggctactttttatcgcggaaaatcaaagagttcccacgggatttttaaaaaacctaattcgcggccggacaaagtcgcgagcatcagctcgTTTGGTATAAATTTCTTAGATAGTTTAAATGAACACTATTGTTTACTATTTCAGATTTGATAGCAGTGCTAACACCAAAGGGGCCTCTGAGGATATTAGTGGAAACAGCCCAAGAGAGGAATGAGCCAATATTTCCTGCCTTAATTTATTCATGTgagtataattttaataattccttTTTAAGGCCGGATTGCATTAAAGTCAAAATACTGTCTATGCCGCGACGCGCAGCAACGCGCTGTACAGCGTCGTCCTAGTGTAACATGTACCACACTaaatgattaaaatattattttgacgcTATGTGCCGCGCTGTGTAGCGCTGCGCAGCACCGCTGTAATGCAGTCCAACCTTTCCTGCTAAAATTTAAAGTTCCTCTAAACAGTTGGCAGTTAACTCCTCTCTCTCTGCTTGCTGCTGagaaagggtttaggccatagtccagcACGCTGCACAtagacttttgagaacattgtggagaacttaggcatgtaggttttctaaCCATGTATCCCTTCAcctaaagcaaatgatatttaattgcttaaaccaCACATAACTTCCAAAATTAGAGGCCTGAAATCAAATCCTGGAACAAAACTTCCTAGAACGGCTATATTTGAGTTGACAAGCTTCATTATTTCGTTCAAAACTGTAAAATTGCAACAGTTAAACCATAATTTCACCAGTTATATACTATCTAAGGATTTAGTATAGAAAAATGAGCCGTGTATGTGTATAATGTTGTATTGTGTGCCTCAGCGACCGTGATGTACTGCGTGGCGACGGCGGGTGCGGGTGGAGGCGGCGGGGGCAGCGGCGGGGGCAGCGGTGCGGGTAGTGCGGGTGGGGGGGATGGTGAGCCGCGGCCGCGGGAGCTACGCCCTCTCAACCCGCGAGACGCCGGAGCCGGTGTGTTCTCTGACTACATGCATACACTATGTTTACACTAACAAACTGATTCACTACTTTACTAATACTATCCCTTTATTATAACACATACAATAGTTTATGTTCGTAACACgcacatatctaaatatatgaaaggaaaaggttaccAGAGTACCAGTGCCAGTACTGTTGCCAATGCAAGCACGTTGCATATTGTAactaagccaggttctcagatatgTCCGATGGGTTATAATGGTGATGTATgcaaggtcgagatggcaatctgagagggaacgccccacacacccgcacagcctccgcgctaacccggtgcggtcgagcgtgggtgacgtgcgggttcccatctcataccccgattgctatctcaacctgtcgcggactatacttccATTACATAATGCATTTCGTCTAATAACAATTTCATAAAATCACCTCCATGCTGCATATCCATCTCGTCTTTCTCTGTGGATatagaagtttcacttcaaaaattctTGTATCATAAATAGAATCCCGCGCACCCCGCGCGGGTCGGCCCCGCGAGGGCGAGGGCGGGTTCGACGAGGCTTGGCAGACACGCGCGAGTGGTGGCGCGGCTCCGAGGCGCCTGCGCGTGGAGGGGGACGGCTCGGCGCCTGCTCACTACGTCACGCGCGTCGAACGCCCGCAGCCGCCGCCGCAGGAGTTGGAGGAGGAGAGTGAGTATAAGCAGCAGTAAGCAGTAGAAAAAATTTGTGTCTGACGGTGCGCGTCAGACTACGAAGacgtgttgtaacttgtaatcaATGTGGGAAGCAGAAACTGTGATACGACTGAACCTTTGCCACACCTAACAAAAGtccatcatcatcgtgatcaacccatcgccagcctacTACCAAacgcaggtctcctctcagaataagaagggcttAGTCCATCGTCCagcacactggccaagtgcagattggcaaacttcatgagaatattatggagaactcagccatgcaagtttcctcaggatgttttcctttacagtTAAAGCTAGTGATTATTGCGTCAAACAcacaacttcgaaaagttaaaagGGGATCGAAGCCTGGACCCCCACCAGGAGGCAGACATCTTAACCTTAACCACTAGGCCTTAATCACTGCTTTATTatagagactagctgatgcccacgacttcatggatttaggtttttacatattccttgatttcccaggataaaaagtagcctttgtcactctccaggtctcccAGGTCAGgtcccttgcaaaaaatcacgtggatccgttgctccgttgcgacgtgattgaaggacaaatacactttcgcatgtataatatgggtactgattacctctttatattagtatagattactaAGGTTTAATTATTCCTATTCGTTTTAGAGGGTGTCAAGCTGGGTTTGGGAGACTTCATCTTCTACAGCGTGCTAGTCGGTAAGGCGAGCTCGTACGGAGACTGGAACACCACACTTGCCTGCTTCGTAGCAATACTTATTGTGAGTATTACCCATACTATAGTGACGTGTCTCTTAACTGATGATAACTTACAATCTACTCGTATCTTTCTAAAATAATGTAACTCTGTGACAAAgtgtttactaaataaataataatagtacagTTATACAAACTACCACTTTTGTAAGTTActctgatatatcaacgcagaaaacttattttgagaatggcgcgaaaatatctcggCCAATAGCGCGCCTCCGTCGCCCGCTACTGGTTGTTGCCTATGCGCCATGATTAGTACGCgtgaattatgagcgagatagcacgcgtgtctgttgttcttgtgttcaaATCTTAatgtcaagcaataaggtctatATTTCATTGGTGATTTAGGCGTTAGAttgcgcttttctgcgcaaacgaatATTTGCCGATGCTATTTATAAAAgtgagtacagtacgcggcagaaaataatgtacatggaCCTTTAAAAAGAGCAGATTTGAAGAGCATTGACTCTGCCCTTGAGAtccacaaaacgtcatatagggtGAGTGACAGAAATGTCATttaaaaggccgatgtacatcattttctgccgcgtactgtactgtacgTCGTCATTGCGGAGTGAACCTTCTGTACCTGGAAGGTAGctactattaagtattttgtggTGTAGCGCTTGAAGTGTATGTCTGGTTGCTGCAGGGCCTGTGCCTCACGCTGCTGCTGCTCGCGATCTTCAAGAAGGCGCTGCCCGCGCTGCCCATCTCCATCACGTTCGGGCTCATCTTCTACTTCGCCACGCGCTGGGTAGTCAAACCCTTCGCGGACGCGCTCTCCGCCGACCAAGTGTTCATTTAGTACCTCGAGGTAACACTATCCATCATTGGactgaagccacacgatgcgttgcggtgccgcccgctgtggatttgagtattgcgtacacgggcactgcgttgccgctccgGCAGAGAGTGCTCCCCTCCCCACCTCGTCGGTCCCAAATCCGTTGtgcgtgcggtgcggcgccgcacgacgtcgtaagagcgggggcacacgacgggggcgtcgtcttacatagaaatatctgtggcatgtcacacgatgcgctccgacgccgcaccggacttgcaaccaccgatacgaggcggggaggggtgaatgcgttgcgacgtcggtgCGGCAacgctcagttgtttttattaacagactgtccaacgctgctacggcgccgctgcgacataacaacgttgcggcgccgcaccgctcgtgtgcccgctgatacggtgaaatctttgcggtgcgggcaacgcatcgtgtgcccccagtctaacgtatcgtgtggcatggtacagcgacTTCTTTGTAGGATGACGCAtcgccaacgcaacgcatcgtgtggctttaTTCTTAAGCTTAACTTAAGAATAAAGCCACACAAAGGTTTTAAACTGTAGCAtacaggtcatagaggcataaaatcaCTGCTTACCCAAGCTGTAATAACTGAATACTTATTTTTCATCAcgatcatactaatattatacttttaatattataaaggcgataggtTGTAtttgtgtgagtgtgtgtgtgtttgttactcttttacGCAAAAACCACTGGTCGGATTTGGTTGTTTGTAATGAAGATAGATGATTATGACcttgattaacacataggcaactttgtatcccggaaaatcagagttcccacgggattactagaaaatctatatccacgcggCAAAGACGCAGGCATATCAGCTAGTGACTAAATAAGTTCCGACCTAAATGCCTACCGTAGCTTCACATATGTGCTCGCcactgtttttaaaaactgtgttAGCTAGTTAAGTTACAGGAACTACAATTTAAAAGCAAATATGCCGCTCCCATTGTTATGTCTTTGTATAACCCGTGCGCATTAACATGGCACCTGGCTCAAAAACAACCCTCCTCCCGCTTCCCCGCTCTTGATCCGATCAGCCGTTGTGTAATGtggttgagtaacaaacatccatccatttaaataataataaattaaaaaaaattaaaaaatatatatatattttattttattttgcactcAGTACTTTAAACGTCATTCATTCGCGCCAGGTGCAATGTTAATTCGCACGGGTAGTAGCATATTACACGTATCACGTATGGCACTAATCGCTCTCTGTTTCGTCCCGACACTCCACAGTATAATATAATGCTGACGCCAGATAAAATTAATCagccaataaaaatataattggaCTGAAAATGTTTTCTTAGGTTAAAGTTATTAACTAATTGAGGCaatgtagatattattattatattatagttatacgAGAAACATAGTAAAATTGTAATGCAATAAAGGTTGACAGTTGACACCAATAAAACTtaatgtaagtcccgcaaattgctattacgctggaaccatgtctcattaacatcgaaatgacgtcattttgacgtcattcagccgaaataaatatatatcatcagctcgaaacttcagtagggcgattgtctaaaacctgcatcaatcattattacaatctcaattgttctgattggctgaatttgtgcgattcttgttgcaacaatgtattgtggccaatagtgagcgagcattaaccaatcagagatgattgcgatcgtgacattgtagctgtcaaacaaccgcggtagggccacagtctagtgctgacggcactaaaatggcggccacgctcattagcaatttgcgggacttatttgctagcgtgtacaatgtacataggtAACAATATGTAGACAGTTCCCATCTGATGTAGATATTATGCTGAAAGTAAGGGTACACATAACGCGACGCGATCCATTGAAACGTTATAGATGTCACACGTTGTACACGATGTACACGATGTGTTTCACGAAGACTGTTTGGTTATGTATGTGTGAGTGCACATACACACCTTGTTGTAGTGTGAGTGACGGTCAGTTTCGACCGCGACGAGTTTCACGTGACGCACACAAATGCGTTAACGCTTATCGGTACACTAACTACCTACtaacaatacgcggcagaaagtaatctTGTACCATCGGCCattacaatgacatttcggctttgtagagcgttgtctctgtcactcatcacgttttgtcgatctcaacgacagagacaatgctctacaaatctgctatctccttcttaaggttACTTCAGAGGCGGAATAAATGTCGATAGCACCCTAATAGGCAAGCACATCATAGGTGCCTCTCTAGCagccatatttaaatttttactaacttcgaaagaacgaggaatcgtctcattgcgtAGCTCgtagttggtgattatatttatttactagctgatgcccgcgacttcgtccgtgtcgATTTCTCTTTTTGAAACTCTAGTTTTCCAGGATagagagtagcctatgtccttccccgggatgcaagctatctctgtaccaaatttcatcaaaatcggttcaacggatgggccgtgaaaagctagcagacagacagacagacacactttcgcatttataatattagtatggatgtgaacgagtgaagaacatcacgtcatgactcatgacactttgctataCTAAACAAGAGGCAGTTTCGatcactccaagataatattagtagggataattaggtaggccaggtaatggaactctacaaTAAATGATCGcccgcgccccttcgtaatctcgcgctcctaggcacgtgcctagtttgctttagggataatctgcctctgggttacctacattactttctgccgcgtactgtacaaccaAGGCTGAGCAGTCATCGTGaaatagaatatttttacaCGGATCTTTACAAGGATTGATGCCTTTAATAAAAGGAATGAGTTGTCAGTAGCCGCGTTCACACCAATATAAGTATCGTATTGAATGCTGCATGCgttgtacagtagccggcaggaaatattgtacgtagactattagaaagaggttttaacttcgtagagcgttgtctctgtcactcatgtgacgttttgtcgatctcaacgacagagacaacgctctacaaagcaatATACAATACTTCCAGCCGGGTACTGTAGATTTTCGTCACAAATTCGAATCTTTTGTCCACGTTATGACGTCCACatactccaggtctttatctatacccgtggaaaaaatcacgtcaatccgtggcTCCGTGAtcgaagaacaaaccaacaaacaaacacactttcgcatttataataagagcgTAATAATATGTCTATGGTATGATGTCATAGGTGCCGACGTTGTTAGTGTGTCCGCGGCTTAAAGAGAATATTATTGTGTTGCTTTTTGACGGAATAACGTATCTCGGCGCGATAAAATTTCCAATATAATACTCTGGACTGCTAGGTTGTAGAAACTTCATCCACTTgtggtatacttacctacaataaTACTTTTAATTGTAAAAAAAGGAATTTTAGGTCCTTAATTGTGactaattcttttgtacacaatctctaaacttaactaaattgacaggtatTAATCTTGTGTTATCCTTTTCTGCATGGAGCATTATAATAAGaattgtactaaaataacaGGTCCAAATGTAATGGTTTCCTTCGCCTTCCCTGCGGGAAACGATAGCATCTAGAttcagacctgttaatttagtttagagacagGGTATTAGCCACATTGAAGGACAGCAATTCTAAGTTTACGTTATCACGTCAAAAAGCTTTGTTTGTTGCataaattatttgatatttGGAAAGAGAACTTGAGATAGTGGTTAGCTAGATGAAATTTATAAGTTTCTGTAACAAaactaaaaatatcaaataaagtataaatattattatgcaagTAGTACTAAGTACACGTTAAGAAATTGTAAAGTTTTCTACAGTGTAGAAATTCCTGAAAAAATATAGCTTAATTTTTTTAGGATACCTATCGCAAAACGCATATGCTCTTTCAATTTCGCGTTTAGTTGctgtttgtatttatttcataaaattaaattattgacaTTCCAAAAGACCATTGCGGCCAATTCTGTTGTagataatctctaaactaaattattgaaaattctaaatctttataatattacttcagagattgtgtataacagaATTGGCCACAATTTATAGTTAATTTATTatactttgttttattttgaaataataatggtGTGTTTAGTTAGCATAATAACTTGGCTGTATACAAAGGTTTCTTGTATAATAATTTGATTGCCTACCTACTTTGtaatttgtttaataaatacaatttacGGTTAAAATGATGTGTTTAATTTCAGTAAAGCGTATGGTACGTAggcggcaagaaatattgtacatcgaactttagaatgagatttcggctttgtggagcCTCGACtcttgtcactcatacctatgtgacgttttatcggtctcaacgacagacaacgctctaggaaaccgctatctctttctaaaggtcgatgtacaatattttctgccgcgtactgtattgtATTTTGTACTGTCGTGAGTGGTACGAGTCATATTACTGTAAAGAGGAACCGCATGCAAATCCTTTCACAAACGTAGTCACAGGTCGATGGGTTTACGAGTCACGCCACCCAGCTCATGCTTGTTACCAATTCTTAttaccttttatttatatgccaAGTTTTTACAAAACCGCTAATTTTGCCCCTAACCGAATATTGCTGCAGTTGAAACTGCACACTTGTGAGATGCCAAAACTGACGTGGCGAAATATTTGGGAATTCTAGATTGATCAACTCACATAATTTGTCCACGTGCTCAAAATGATTAACATTAAGAAACTAATTTGTGGATTTTAAGAActcgttttaaaaaaaaaatcgacgtAGTACAGTAAGGATTTCATGATTCAACCTATTTGTTGGATGTATCAGGTAGGGAGctacagcacgcggcagaaaataatgtacatcgacctttagaatgagatttcggttttgtagagcgttgtctctgtcactcataccgttTTTTCTGTCtcgacaatgctctacaaaaccgctatctccttctaaaggtcgatgtacattattttctgccgagtAAGTATCTGTAACTTGTGTTTTCACGTCTTGGGTATTCAACTTCGCGAATGATAAAATTTTACTCAATCGATGGAAATCATTCAAAATAAAGGTTTGGGTTTTGCCAGACGTTTCAGCTTATCATATCATAGTTTAGCCATgtgaaatgactaatattcccctttcctctccaactaagcgtcaggcttgtgctaggagtaatacataatattttgtataacaACGAAATCAGCGCGTGTGAATAATGTGATACATTAAAATTGCTCACTTATCAGTCACTCAACTGAATGAAAATTGAATAATTATTCTCGCACCTAGCAAtgtgtgcgtaatcccagcaaaataatgttgaatttcaggatttgagttggatagatttttagtgcgtaacgtcgtgtaattgtgcgtgaaagttttaaatttgtgcgtccaaccaataagtagatattcgaaaaaaaacgcgttttgccaggaatacgtcatcccagctacacatttttttcccaatggacgtacgagaaaaaaaataggtccatgaattagtgcgttttaagaggtaaatgtgcgtgctaaaattaaatttgtgcgtcataacacttcgaagatattcagttttttgctgggatgacgtttaaccatttcttatatctcttaaacggttaaacgtatagacgtgatttttttacacatattactatgaatttgtgcgtaatgtttgtaaaaacagaatttaaaaaaaaattaccgttcagtttttataattaaaaaataaaataacgttattaggtcctagtactttaaatatgacctctaaagataaacttataccgttgatttgtcccttataacggctcacagtatcttatcaagtttcattggagtattttaagtatttattgatttatgaagaaaattactacgacaggactacgatatttttcgacatttaattggtcgagtattttatgagttggctaattaaaatttctaccaataattagtgcgtcagctcatttatccatctgcaaaaatatagcccaatacacagataaattatagaaatataatcaaaaaacctataagatgcGCAATACAATGATAAACCGACAAAGTTTGAATAGCCACAAAAAAGCGACCGTGTCATATATCGTGCTAACCTTCCAAAATTGATAGTATTGTGCCATTTCTTTTCTGGTACATGTTCGCACAAAAttattaagctttttattaatcatactataatattataaatgcgtgcattattataaagtatgtttgtttgttggtttgtccttccatcacaccgcaacagagttacagattgacgtgatttttgcataagtGACCCGTTACATTTATTCCGAAatattagagttcccacgggattttaacaaacaaaagcAAACAGTCCTATTGTCTGGTCACAAGCCATAATTAAACAATATAGTTTTCTGGAAACTGTTAAACTAAGCCACCCGTTCATCTTCAAAACACGGCAATAAAactgaattttaaaactaataggtaggtaccaaaggTTCCGACCACAGCCATCTTTACTTACAAGCCATGCTATTAAGTTTGGCAACGTCGCAATTAGGATCCGCCGTGAATCTGTGGCATAAACCGATAGAGCTACAAGTGTACTAGTGGACAGCTTTCTATAGGCTGTATCTAGTTATATTTACAAACACTATGcacctacttacattacaaatacataaaatcattagtttttgaaattacGTATTGACCACATACAGCCCATTTACTTAATGTAAGgcagtacctagtaggtatgtctttcgtaagaatgtaggaacttaaaacttgtttgaaactttgaagatctacctactatttcactaaaataaaacataaatgagggttaatagatattttatttcctattatacttaattagacttaacagttattttatttcctgTCCTTTGTGATTGTCCTTTTCTTGGGCTTGCTGATGTAGTTCTTGACGACGCTCGCTGTTTatacagctgttcccttttagaGGGATCCATCTTAGATGTTTTTTCGCACGTAACTTAGGTAACGCAAATTCTTAGGTAGGTTAGGGAAAATATGGGGCACTGCACCAGCTACTAGTTGATTCAACGTGATTTATCTCCatttctagatttttttactattttgttactgttgattatttttattgttatgttaatatgacaaattatgttaatacaataattttagattacctacttaatttacaaTCGGTATTCAGTCAGAATATTGATCAACTAaaacttagaaaataaaaaatatattgaactgttctgttgttttaattttcactaACTATTATGTACGTACCTGTACTTAAGTGCGAAAAAAGTAATGGTACAATACTATCAATTTTGGAAGGTTAGCACGATATATGACACGGTCGCTTTTTTGTGGCTATTCAAACTTTGTCGGTTTATCATTGTATTGCGCATCTTATAGGTTTTTGATtatatctctataatttatctgtgtattgggctatatttttgcagatggataaatgagctgacgcactaattattggtaaaaattttaattagccaactcataaaaaactcgaccaattaaatgtctaaaaatatcgtgtcctgtcgtagtaattttcttcataattcaataaatacttaaaatactccaatgaaacttgataagatactgtgggccgttataagggacaaatcaacggtataagtttatctttagaggtcatatttaaagtactaggacctaataacgttattttattttttaattataaaaactgaacggtaatttttttttaaattctgtttttacaaa
This genomic stretch from Maniola hyperantus chromosome 18, iAphHyp1.2, whole genome shotgun sequence harbors:
- the Psn gene encoding presenilin homolog isoform X2: MSSAVGSSGQNPPEPPTEPQIEELELKYGARHVIKLFVPVTLCMIVVVATISSISFYSVKDVYLAYTPFHEESPYAVTKVWNALANSMILLCVIALMTVLLIVLYKKRCYKVIHGWLILSSLMLLFLFSYLYIEEALRAYNIPMDYITLYFVMWNFGVVGMIVIHWKGPLLLQQAYLIFIAALMALVFIKYLPEWTTWAVLAVISIWDLIAVLTPKGPLRILVETAQERNEPIFPALIYSSTVMYCVATAGAGGGGGGSGGGSGAGSAGGGDGEPRPRELRPLNPRDAGAESRAPRAGRPREGEGGFDEAWQTRASGGAAPRRLRVEGDGSAPAHYVTRVERPQPPPQELEEEKGVKLGLGDFIFYSVLVGKASSYGDWNTTLACFVAILIGLCLTLLLLAIFKKALPALPISITFGLIFYFATRWVVKPFADALSADQVFI
- the Psn gene encoding presenilin-1 isoform X1, which produces MSNTGSDTEATEHTALMDGHIAEARPDREVADRIARKRKTTKPDTQRNYGSVEPSEGMSSAVGSSGQNPPEPPTEPQIEELELKYGARHVIKLFVPVTLCMIVVVATISSISFYSVKDVYLAYTPFHEESPYAVTKVWNALANSMILLCVIALMTVLLIVLYKKRCYKVIHGWLILSSLMLLFLFSYLYIEEALRAYNIPMDYITLYFVMWNFGVVGMIVIHWKGPLLLQQAYLIFIAALMALVFIKYLPEWTTWAVLAVISIWDLIAVLTPKGPLRILVETAQERNEPIFPALIYSSTVMYCVATAGAGGGGGGSGGGSGAGSAGGGDGEPRPRELRPLNPRDAGAESRAPRAGRPREGEGGFDEAWQTRASGGAAPRRLRVEGDGSAPAHYVTRVERPQPPPQELEEEKGVKLGLGDFIFYSVLVGKASSYGDWNTTLACFVAILIGLCLTLLLLAIFKKALPALPISITFGLIFYFATRWVVKPFADALSADQVFI